The sequence below is a genomic window from Macadamia integrifolia cultivar HAES 741 chromosome 1, SCU_Mint_v3, whole genome shotgun sequence.
GACCCATCATTAACTTTGATACTTCCAATACCACTTGTAATGAAAAGCTAATATATATTCAATATATTAGACTACTAAGCTTGTCTTGCTAAAAGTAGACAAAATAAACTCGGACAGATCATATGAGATTACCAACTAAATATATCAATAAGTTCCAAAAATTCCATTGAGCATATATTATCACTGAAAAtgatgcaagaaaaaaaaaacatttaataaAATGATTGCATCGATATATTATCATTGGCATACCAAGACCATGTGGTCTAACAATTGGTCCACTTGAATAGACTATCAAGCAATCACGTCATATGGTTCTAACGGATATCAAGTCCAGTCTAACCTCAATCATGACTGTCTAACCTCAATCATGACTCAGTATTTTTCCACCATCTAGTTAGTATAGAATACAAATATTTTTCCCACCAAACCAAAACTATGGCTAGAGGTGATCATCGACCAAAACATAGTACATTCCCATAATAAGGGTCTACCTTGACTCAAAGTACTATAATGGAAAATAATTGCCAATCCATAAAGCCCATGGAGGTGGTGTCACGTAAATGACCCAAACCAACTCATCAAAcctttaacatatatatatactccatgAAATTTATGAATATGCTTAAAAAACCAAAAGGTTTGACACTTTCCTTTTGGGTTGAATAATCCAAAAGGAAATACATCAGAGACCTATTATGGGCTATAGATCATTTTTAATAAGATCCATGATCTCTAGAACATATAAAACATAACAAGAATACATTCAACATGTAAACTCTTAATACACAGTATCTTCACAATTCCAAAACATATCAACCTATAATACGGACATTATAATGCCAAGGTGATAACGAAAAACAGGAATTCAAATTAAGATTGCCATTCAATATCTTGAATGCAACCACTTATGCATGTGAAGAACATTAGAAGTGCGTCTCCACTTCATATATAAAACTCTAATAGCAACATATtcaatattattttaaaaaataataataataaaatattaaatgaaattGTAAGTGGACAGACATTGTTATATATGACAGAACTAGTAAAAATGGCACCATTATGATTGtaaaataaattacaattgTTCATATAAGACAAGTTACCGGACCATtataatatttataataatattgTATAAATAACAAACAATACAATAGTAAGTGAACCCATGTGATCATGCATATTTAATATTATATAAGTAACAAAcaatattatataattataaattGTAAGTGGCCCTCTATAATGATAATTAAAGGTCATCACTTACCTCTGGCGTGTTTGGAAAAACAAGACATTGTACTGACCTAAATGTAGATAAAGACGACGGTCGGCAGTGGCGGTCGACGACGATGAGATTACGTTCACAATAGCGGGAGAAGCAAGAAGATGCTAGCAACTGATCGATCCAGTAGAGGATAGATAGACAGTCATGGCAGTGCCGACTCCGGTAAAGACAAAGAGGAAAGTGCAGATGCACTCGGCGACCAGGATTGCCTCTCGATGAGTGTCCAAAGTGATCTTTGCATCTAGATCTACCGATTCTTCAGATCTGATTTCTGCATCTGGAAGCACCGGTTTCTCTTTTCGAAGAGGAGTTGTAGCTTTTGTAGACCAGCGCCGGCCGTGACATCCTTTCCAGTGACGGAGCAGTCGGTCTGTTGGTAGGTGGGATCGATGGCGTGACCCTGAGAATACACGACCTCTGTCTTCACCACACCTTCCAGGCACTGAAACGCCAGTTCCACTCCCCAGAATCACCCCGCGCCGAACTGGGCAAACTCAAGACCTGGCCAGTCTATCGGATCTTGCGGTGAAGTTGTATGATTCCCCATTGCCGTGGCACCGTTCGACATTGTGGATCGTCCTTAGCTCTAATACCATTGTTGTACTATTGAGACAGAAGAGAAGAGTAAAAAAGGAGATAGCGCCAGATTTTTGGGGCTCCAACTTATTGATTAACTTCGTATATTTTCCAGCTCTTTTATAGAGCCAATAGATCCGTTGAATAATGGCTCTTTTCCAATCAACGGAATTGCCcccaaatttctccttcttGTGACCATTATCACTCTTATAACCGTTGTCACAGTAATTCCATGATGAGGCCGAATGGCCACCTCACCAATAGATAAAAGCGCTATTCAGGAAACCTTTACTCCCcgccaccccaaaaaaaaaaaaaaaattgtctaaaTTATGAAATCAATACAATCAAGACCCATCTCAGTACAACTACTTGGTTTCTTATGTAGTCCCATGAAAATTTCATTAGAGAGATCTAAGTCTGGTACTCTTTGTCTAATGAGACTGTGTAGAGTAGAAATAAAAGAATCAACTATGTCCTACTATCTAGTTGTGCTGCCTGTATGGTTGTTGCCTTGGCCTTCACTTGGGTGGTCAAATTGCATCTTTTCCTATCATCAATGAAATTTGCCATGTTATGGTCTGCATTTGAATACATATTAAAAGATCAACATAGCGGATTAAAATGCCCAAGCCCAAGCATTTCATGGACTTCAAAGCGAAAAGAGAAATCTGTGTGCTGTAGGGAAGCCATGAACTTAAAGATGACAAAAGGGAACTCATGGTGTTGAGAGTTTGAAAGGCAAGACCACGTCATTGATGCACTTTTGCTAAGACGATAATTGAAATATCCTGTGGGGTCAAGCCATTAAGAACGCAGCAATGATGGAACACCAAGAGAATCCAAATGCCTAGGGAGGAAACACGAGACCACTAGCAGAAGTCGGCATGTGAAGCACAGTTCAGACAAAGGCTATATAAAGGAaaggtctcaactctcaagtcgAAGGatcattatcttctacatcattTGAAACTCCATTACTGCATCTCTTtctcacaaatttttttctgtTATAATTGTtatcatagagagagagagattacaaacctggttttggttttgaaattgGAACTTTGTTTGCTAAGTTATATTAGGATTAGTAGGAGAATCAGGACTTTTTGTGCTTTCATTTCTAGGTTTTCCCGTCTAATCTTTCCATTGAGGAAGCACTCTGTCTTAAGCTAGACATTTAGGATTTCAGTTCAAAGGCTAGAAAACAAGTCCAGAGACAAACTCCTACATGGTATACCTGATAtacattttaaataaataaaataaaataatacagtAAGTAAAAAAACGAAcaactctttctttctcttccctgGAAAACAAGTCCAGGGACAACCTCCCACATGCTACACCTGATATAATTTTTTACATGTCAAAAAATGAACTCAATTGAGTCAGTTCTTTCTTTATCTGCGCTCCCTCAATGTGTCTGTGATATCActgctttttattattattcttcaaCTGAAATTGCAGGATTCCCATCATCTAAGGGTAACCATCTCCTCTTTCCTTGGTTCTATTCATTTGCAATAACTAATTGTCCACTTTTTTACTCTCCATCGGTTGATGATTTGTCATTGATTCTGCATGTTACTTCGACTGTAGAAAAGCCATACCAAAAAAGTGAAAGAGGACTTCTCTCAGTTTCTTGGTTTCTATCTCCCAAAGAGCAGTCAGCTGATCTGTTTAAAGGTTGGAAGGTGTTTCAAGAGAAAGTTATATCCCTGGGGCTGCTTTGGCTTGTTTCCATTTGTTGGAATATTTACCTTTTGGCACTCTTTCTGATCTTGCTTCATATAGGAAGTGTCTAGAGTTACTTCAATATACTTGTACATTCTCTTATACCTCTAATAAAATTCTCACTCTCAtctattagaaaaaaagaaagtctTAATAAACCTATTGTTTCAACTTCTTGGAACAGGAAATGGTAGTACATAAGCTCTTCATGATCTAGTGAGAGAGCAATGAATCCTGGCTCCATGTATGATACAATAATATAGATATGAACAATGGAAAATGACTTATAAGGATCGCAAACTTTGTTGGAATATTTTCatagttttaaaattaaagattcaaaatattattttatttcatcaaaGTGTGTGTTGGAGAGGTTTGTCTCTTCCTAATAGGCACCTAAATGACCAATAGGTGTGACTATTGGAAAGCATGTCTGAATGGTCAACAGACATGTATTATGGAAGAGACATGGCTTTTGGGAGCACCCACTGGAGGTGACCCTTCTTCTCCTATATATAGTAAGACAATCCCTACTTTAAAGtagttttttggttttctctattattgtttggttttattcttttgaaCTATTGAGCCTAGCCTTACTATCCCAAAGGATCATAGTTTGTGTACAATCAGACAAAGATCAGTggttattttatcttggaggtaaaacgCAAGAATCCCCAATTGTACTAATGTAGGGGGCATTTCtgaccttaaggagagtatctaTTTGTGATACGAATCAACCTGTTTGGTTCGTTGATTTCAACAATCTGTGCCGATCTTCTTCATCAATTCATCTTGTTTCAACCAAGGAGTGCATCTCAACAATATCGGTCATGTAATTCTCAACATCGGGTACTTATTTATAACAAACTTGGGTAAGTTCCAACACCTGAGGAAAAAGGCATCATACAATATTCTCCGAGGAGGAGCTAGACATCATATGCTTCCTTTTGCAAAAAAGCACAGGCTTTACAACAGATTGGTTGAAGGAAATTTTTGAGTCTGGACTGAAGCTTCATTTCCAAGGCCAAACTGGAGTCATATATGCACAAAAATACATGAGAGATCATCTCATCTCACTATTTCTCCTCAGTAAAATATTTACAACCAACTACTAACTCATACAGGAACAGATGCACAAAAAACCCATAACAGGATAGGTAACTAGATGCCAGAATTCTTAACACTATAAACATAAAGATATGGCGAAAGTCCACATAACATGGAAAATGATCCATTTAAGAACTCAAAGATTAGAGACTTGGATGAACTCCTGATAAGGACGAGAAAAATAAACAGTTAAAAGAAGATCAGTTACACTGAATATAAGAATCCAGAACCAATCATCTAAGGTAGTACTAGTCCAAGACATAAAGGTAATAGATACCATTACGATTAAGTAGTTTGTATCAAAATAAGTCGACCCATTAGCCAAATGTTGTTCATGGATAGAATTGAATCAAACgacaaacagaaaaaagaaagagaattaatATGAAATAGTCACAACAGCAAACAAATAATTTCCTGCTTACATCGGGATGGAAGttgggatctgggaagagtaaTTGATGAATCTCTGAGAGTCTCCAAGTAGAACCCTCCGTCAGGGTGAGGACGAAGATTTAATAGTCCTGCAATTTCCGAAGCCTTCTTACTTGAACCCATCTCTTCTGGCTCCCTCTATAGCACTGGCAATGGGTAATTGAAAAAAGGAACACAGAAAATCAGTCCAACCAGAATCAAATCAGACTGAAGTTGCAAACCAGGGTTGCAAGTTAACAAGGGGTTGTGGATTCAATTTCAAACCCAGGGGGATTTTCTTCCCTAATGGCAGTACCCAAAACCCACCTCAGTCCCACCTCAGCGTATCAACCAAAGCTCCTTCAGTTTGTACCCATTAAAACAACCAATTCGATGGTAAAAGAGTATCTCAAGGGGCAGCATCTCCAGTTGATCCGCATGAGATGGGTATTGGGTACTCCAAGATTCATTCAAATTCGGAATCAAATTTTAAGTATCTTTTGCTTTTCAAGACAGAAATCAGAAAATGAACAAGGCAGCATACGAAAGAGAAGCAAGAGGAGAGCATACATTAAATCTTCTACCTGGAAAAACAGAGCTAAAATCTCTCCTCGTCTTCGTATAAGCTGGCTGGAGTCTAGACTGGATTCATCTGCAGACTTGTAAAGCCTTTATGATGGCTTCTCTAGCCAAGACTGTTGACTAAAACGTTGCGCAATGGATCGGGTCGGATCAACTAGAGTTATTGTTCGGGTTTGTGAATAGCCCTTCCTCCACATTAATTCTCATTTGTTTTCTCTTATAATCCCATACAAATGCAaattttctaataaaatttgCTCTATTACCGTATGTTTCATGCTCTAGTAATTAAGATGAGTTCTATGTGAAAATTTACCCCTCAAGTTTTGgcaaaaagggagaaaatgtaAGATTTTCTATTCTTGGAAACAATCTTTTCCGGCCATGGCTCCTGATATGTTTGAAACCCTTTTCGCTTATATTGGTTTACATGTTCATATAGATGTTTTCCTATGCCTAGCACAACGGCCCATTCAATTTTCGGCCACATGGCTTATGACATGGCAATTTCCAATCCTATGGATAAGAAGTTTCCtatagaaatgcaaccctaaaacgatgtagaagataatggaaaaacaagaacaagcaatgcacatagatttacgaggttcagcaaaattgcctacatccccggtgagatgagatcctgcttcactatcaatggagaatagggttacagcactCGTTCCTcccacctctcagtattgcttgcattacagagaaataaaccatcgctacaaatatatagcgaaaaactctaatccagaaagtacacaattgccctcaaaaataaaaaattcgagtggggggcTAAGCTCCCCtactcctgcccccttgcaattCCCATGGCCCGTTAACCGGCTAGTGGGACCATTGTTCTACCTATCGAGGcactgcaccaatactccctggattaaactgtaacggaatacaagacatcgtacaccagcAGGCTCCATCTTGGATTAGCTACATGTAAAATTTAAAAGTCAAACTCCATCATGACTTGTAATAGATTGTTTCTTGTATTTTCACAGTCAATAATTTTGACTCTTACCCTTGAATTTTTTAACTATTATTCTACCTTAATTTTCTTAATGTGTATGATTTAGATCAGGCTGAAATTTTGTATGTAGATGGAGGATAATGGGGCACGCTTGGTCCAACAGTAAGGTACGATGTTGCAACTTAGTGGTCGAGTGGTAAAACAACCTTTCGGCATTTCTCAAGGTAAGGTTGCGTAGATCTCACCCACGACCTTGCACATGTGGAGCCTATCTGTAAACCAAATTTGACAGCTAGATGGACAGTcatgtagcatatatatatatatatatatataaagcagATGATTTTCCAAGAAAAAGGGCCATTCTGCTACTGCCTAGTCAAACATTTTAGCTAAAATCCACTTATATATGCATGGTCTTATAGAAAACTCAAGGCTTTAATTATGGACTGGGATTATATTAGGAAAAGAATAGTTGAAAGATTTGCTAAAAGGGTAAATAGTATAATGACTAGAAACACTTCATGTGTACAATAGCAGGACCAGTTTCCATGTACTCCTCTTTGGTTATCCACATCTGCACCACCACAAACCACccacaaaaataataaacttGTTATTTGAAGGAGCTATTTATATATAAATCATCACAATCAAGAGTAGAAATTTAGTATTTAAACtcagaaaagagagaataataCCTGCTCAAAAGTGCTCAATGAAGCCAAAATGGAGCCACCAATCCACACACTATACTTCCTCTCAGGAGGAGCAACTACTCTCACCCTGATTGATGGTGGTGCCAGTATGCTCAGCTCCTTCGCTAGCCGATCGGCCAATCCTTCTACCATTGTAGTTCCCCCACTAAGCACCACATTGGCGTATATGTCTCTCCTGATGTCCACATCGCTCCTCTCAATTGATTTCAATACAACTTCATGGATCCCCTTGGACTCCATCCCTATTCTACTTGGATCAAATAGGACTTCTGAGCACTTGAACCTTCCTGCCCCAATCCTTAGGACTTGCCCATCAGGCAATTCATACTCCCTCTCCAGCTCTGAGCCTTCTTTGGACCTGGTCAATTCCTCTTCGAAGTCGATAGCCACGTAAGCAAGTTTCTCCTTCATGTCCCTTACAATCTCCCTTTCTGCTGAAGTGGCAAACACATGGCCTTCTTCTGTTAGGATCTTAGCAAGTGTGTCAGTCAGATCCTTGCCAGCTATGTCGAGCCTCTCGATGGCATGTGGCAGTGCATAGCCCTCGTAGATAGGGACCATGTTTGTGACCCCTTCTCCACTGTCCATCACGATTCCTACACCCATTAACAGATTTACAAAATGACTTTAAATAAAACAACCCAATTTTGGAGACTCGGGTAGACCTTATCCTTAAAAGCTAGCCATTAAGGAGAAGGTACCCAAGTCCTTAtaaactttcatatttagcaaCTAGATTGTTGATTTGGGATTCCGTCAGAGTTGCCACTTCCTGGTTCTGATACCATCTACTAGGATTCGTGTAAAACTCACCCTTGAAAGCTAGGTATTAAGGAGATGGTGCTCAAGTTATTCACAAGTACTGCACCTGTAGTGCGACCACTAGCATATAAGGAGAGCACTGCTTGAGTTGCTATGTATGTGGCTGGGATCTCAAATGCCTCAAACATGATCTCCACCATCTTCTCCCGGTTCGCCTTGGGATTCAATGGTGCCTCTGTTAGGAGAACAGAGTGTTCTTCGATCTTCGCCATAAGCTCCTTCTCGAAAGTGTTCTCCCAAAGCTTTTCCATGTCATCCCAATCTCTCACTATTCCTTGGTTAACAGGGTAACTTAGTTGGAGTATTCCACGCCTTGCCTGAGCTTCATCTCCATAGTACAGTTCCTTCTGTCCAATACCCATCATGGCATGCTTGTTTCGGGGTCGGCCTATTACACTAGGGAAAACTACACAGGGAACATCATCTCCAGCAAAACCAGCCTACACAAGTGGAAGAATTAGCTGATTTAAACAAAAGCAATGTAAAAGGTGATTATTTGCAAGAAATGAATGTGAATTACAAGTTCTTAACTACCAACCTTCATGAAGCCAGATCCATTATCACAGACAATAGGTCGAttttcatcagaaaaatccatgaTCTCTATTGAGAAAACAGAGATCAACCGTGGACAAAAGGAAAACAGAAGTGGTTGTGGTACATATATGCaagaaagatgggaagaaagaaaactcaaaagggAGAGAATAAGACTGGCTTTAACTTTGGCATGAATCTTAGCATTACTTCCTTTCGGTTACTTTTAAGAGGATGATACAGCATCTCACTGAaccaaacaaaaaggaaaaaaaggtcaTTTATGATAGAACTTCTCAATGCATTTGCCTCCACAGTAAGCCACCATCCAATGCCCTTACAAACAGATGGGCTGGCCCAAGTTGTCAATTGAATGATTCAAGCCCAAACTTACCTTGctagttgtatttttttttattttttttttttatttttatttttatttttatttttattttttgctaataGATAATTTGGTAAACCATTACTTTTTTCTTTCGTGTTTCAGAATACAATTAACCAACATAATAACTAATCGATTACAATAAATCGGGTTGGATGATTTTtgtagatgattttttttttttttttttggggtagtgTGAGGCGAGGGACTATGAACTTGTAATGGATGAAGATTTTCGTGGAAATGAACTATTAGATTCATCACATAATACTAtgatatgttgtttatgtcaAGCACCATGTCATTATTCCTCTCTAGCTCCTCTACAGATGATTATTTCATGCAACATTGAAAAATTTTATAaccttatatttttctttttattgtaacatttttttttttcaataaaggCAAACATCATCATTTTACATGttcaataaaaatatttcaCATGTTACTAAAAAAATGGTGTGAGACAATAACATcatttgataatgacataacgataaatcactttcaaattattttgaagttCTTTTTATCCATGACTTTAAGAACTTTAAGAATAAGATAAGTGATAATTGAATGTTACAAGTTCTAAAAACATTTATGACttaaaggaaaagagaagtaCATGTTGTATacatccctctctctcctcattaaatAGGTGGACTCTCTGTCTTTCCTCATTTCGCTCCCCACTATTTACTTGATATACAAGATGAAAATATATACCAACGCTAACAAGTTGAACCCTCTCCAATAACTTACATATGAGTCTCCATATATTTCCACAGAAACTTCGGAGAATGAAATTCCTACTTGGATTTTTGGACATGCACATTTGCTAGGAGACTAGGAATTGGAAGTTCTCTACCAAAATAGAGATTTAGTTGTGAAATAAATTTGCTAGATGCTCTAATGTGGGGTGGATTTGGGTTGTGTTTAGAAAATTTTTGGTCTCTAAGGATCCCTCCGAAGTTGTGCTGCTTTTGTGGAAATTACTTGTAGGGAGAACTCTGACTAAAACCaaggttttttggtttattaGAATTGATGCTATTATTCTTTgctgtttttctaaaaaagaaGTTGAACTTTTTGTCTAGTGATTTTGCCAAGCACCTTTTGAATGATGTCCCCTATGCGTGGCTGTACGTCAACAAAtagatttgtttattttaatttaataattaaGTTGCCATTTAGTATTTAAAGGTTTAATAAGTCcaaattttgacagagttcccCAAGAATTAATTTACCGTATTctcaggctgtgtttggtatgtactATTGGAATGCATTCTAGGTCGATAATTCATTCTGAGAagataaaaaattatcattttcaaatgcaTACAAtctagaatgcataccaaacacagacACAGTATTTGCTTCCATGTCCAATTATCCAAGCTGTTTCATCAATAGATGCAGCATGTGGGACAATGTACATCAAGACAAGGACTAATTATGGCTCATAATTTACTAGTTTAAGGATTAAGGACAGGGAAGCCCCAAAATATATGCTCTCGTTATGTTTTGGAAGCTTAAATGAGTGTGAAGACAACCTTCCTTACTTTCTCATAATGAAACCTACAAAGGAACTCAATCAGGGATTCCACAGAAAAGAAAGGCATCTTCACACCCAGAAAGGATGAGATCTTTATTACATGGTGTGTTTGAAGTCGGATACTGATTCAGAGCTTGGACTTCAAATCTGGCAACCATGGAGCTGGGTAGCTGTAGAGAGAATTGCCTGCAAGATTTCTGCCATCTGTATCTCATTAGAGAGATTTGTCATTCATTCTTCTGGTC
It includes:
- the LOC122076022 gene encoding actin-100-like, which gives rise to MDFSDENRPIVCDNGSGFMKAGFAGDDVPCVVFPSVIGRPRNKHAMMGIGQKELYYGDEAQARRGILQLSYPVNQGIVRDWDDMEKLWENTFEKELMAKIEEHSVLLTEAPLNPKANREKMVEIMFEAFEIPATYIATQAVLSLYASGRTTGIVMDSGEGVTNMVPIYEGYALPHAIERLDIAGKDLTDTLAKILTEEGHVFATSAEREIVRDMKEKLAYVAIDFEEELTRSKEGSELEREYELPDGQVLRIGAGRFKCSEVLFDPSRIGMESKGIHEVVLKSIERSDVDIRRDIYANVVLSGGTTMVEGLADRLAKELSILAPPSIRVRVVAPPERKYSVWIGGSILASLSTFEQMWITKEEYMETGPAIVHMKCF